Genomic window (Thermocrinis jamiesonii):
AGGATGCGAAAAGATCGTGGAGTATGAAAGGTGGATAGACTGTCCTACTTGCGGAGCAAAGGGCTATTTGGGTGAGTTGGAAAAAGAGATATGCAGAGCTTGTGAAGGCACAGGAAGAAGGGTTAGCGGTATATTTAACTTTCCAAGGCCATGTTCTGTTTGTAAAGGGAAAGGATACATAGTAAAAAATCCATGTCCTACATGCGGTGGGACAGGAAGGGTTGCCAAGCACAGTGCGGTGAAGGTAAAAATACCACAGAGGATAGATGAAGGAGAGGTCCTAAAGGTAGCAGGCATGGGTCATCATGGAGAAAGGGGTGGAGAGCCGGGAGACCTATATTTGAGAATTTATCTAAAAGAACATCCGATTTTCAAAAAAGTTGGGAAAGACCTTTACGTAGAAAAACTCATATCCTTTCCTTTGGCAGTGTTGGGTGGAACTACAAAGATAAAAACTCTTGGAGGAGAAGAGCTGGAGGTGTTTATCCAACCCGGAACAGAGTGCGGTTCCACAAAAACCATTCCGGGTTTGGGCTTTTCTGAAAACGGAAACCTAATAATTACCTTTAGGATAGAAATTCCTAAGAATCCAAGCAAAAAACTTAAAAAACTTCTATTAGAAATGACCAAGGAATTAAAGCAGGATGGTGTGGAAAAACTCCTATAGGCACGTAAGAAACGAAGCATACTTAAAGCATTTTTTCGAAAAGTCTCAGTCCTTTACTTGCCTTTTCTCTTATTACCACATCTGCTATTTTTGATATAGGCGTGCTTTCTGGATTTATTTCCACAATTTTTGCTCCATGTTGTTTGGCTAAGAAAGGCAAGTATCCTGCGGGATAGACCACGCCGGATGTTCCGATCACTAAAAAAAGTTTGCAATTTTTGGCAAGTGC
Coding sequences:
- a CDS encoding DnaJ C-terminal domain-containing protein, which encodes MQLKDYYKILGVERKATKEEIKKAYRRLAKEWHPDVNPDPKAEEKFKEINEAYYVLSDDEKRAEYDRLLQTGDEKAYKDFMEYIQDFLESIWKGIRRSPKPKRGQDIKLKLELDLEEAFLGCEKIVEYERWIDCPTCGAKGYLGELEKEICRACEGTGRRVSGIFNFPRPCSVCKGKGYIVKNPCPTCGGTGRVAKHSAVKVKIPQRIDEGEVLKVAGMGHHGERGGEPGDLYLRIYLKEHPIFKKVGKDLYVEKLISFPLAVLGGTTKIKTLGGEELEVFIQPGTECGSTKTIPGLGFSENGNLIITFRIEIPKNPSKKLKKLLLEMTKELKQDGVEKLL